Sequence from the Candidatus Accumulibacter similis genome:
TGGCGCGGGCGATCTACGGTCGGGCGGAAATCGTCGAACGGCATCGGCACCGCTACGAGGTCAACAACACGCTGCTCGGAGAACTCGAGCGGGTCGGGCTGGTGGTTTCCGGGCGGGCGCCGGTTACCGAGCTGTGCGAGATCGTCGAGTTGCCGAAGGAGGGGGCCAATGCCCATCCCTGGTTCCTCGGCTGCCAGTTCCATCCCGAGTTCACCTCCTCGCCGCGCCGGGGCCATCCACTGTTCACTTCCTTCGTGCAGGCAGCGGCGGCTCGCCGGGGCGCGGCATGAGGCTCTGCAACTTCGAGGCGGGACTCGCGCAACCGCTCTTCCTGATCGCCGGCCCGTGCACCGCCGAGTCGCTCGGCCTCTGCCTCGAGGTCGCCGGGCAGCTGCAGCAGGTCTGTGCCCGCCTTGGTTTGCCGTACATCTTCAAGGCCTCCTACGACAAGGCCAACCGCAGTTCCGGTCGGTCGCCGCGTGGACCGGGGATCGACGAGGGTCTGCGCATCCTGGCCGAGGTGCGGCGGCAGATCGCTGTCCCGGTCCTCACCGACGTCCATCGCGAGCAGGACATCGCCGCTGTCGCAGCCGTCGTCGACGTCCTGCAGACGCCGGCCTTCCTCTGTCGACAGACCGACTTCATCGAGGCCGTCGCCGCCTCGGGCAAACCGGTCAACATCAAGAAGGGGCAGTTCCTGGCGCCTGCCGACATGCGCAACGTCGTCGACAAGGCGCGCAGCGCCGCCGCTGGCGCCGATACCATCATGGTCTGCGAGCGGGGCGTCTCCTTTGGCTACAACAATCTCGTCGCCGACATGCGCAGTCTGGCGATCATGCGCGACAGCGGCTGCCCGGTGGTCTTCGACGCCACCCATTCGGTGCAGTTGCCCGGCGGCCAGGGAACGGTTTCCGGTGGCCAGCGCGAGGTCATTCCGGTGCTGGCGCGGGCTGCGGTTGCCGCCGGCATTGCCGGGCTGTTCATGGAAACCCATCCACGTCCGGAGATCGCACTGTCGGACGGTCCCAACAGTTGGCCGCTGGCTCGCATGGAAAGCCTGCTGACGACCCTCGTCGCCATTGATCGCCTGGTCAAGACGGCCGGTCTGGCGGAGATCGGGTTGTGACGGCCTATCTGCTGGCCGAGGCGCAGTTTGCCGAGGCGCCGGCCGCTGCCGCCTGCGAGGTGCTGGCCGAGGCGGCCATCGCCTGCCACGGTGGCCGCCTGTTGGCAAGTGGCGGCCGCAGCGAGGTGCTGGAGGGGAACTGGCGGGCGCCCGGCCGCTTGCTGATCGTCGAATTCGATTCGCTGCAGCAGGCGAAGAGGTTTTATGATTCGCCCGAGTACCAGCAGGCACGAGCCGCACGCGGCGATGCGGCGGCCATGAACGTGCTGGTCGTCGAAGGATTGCCGCTTTGATCATCTTGAGACTTGCAAAGGAAAGACCATGAGCTCAGTCGTTGATGTCGTCGCCCGCGAGGTGCTGGATTCGCGTGGCAACCCAACCGTCGAATGCGACGTCCTTCTCGAGTCGGGGGTGATGGGCCGGGCTGCGGTTCCGTCGGGCGCCTCGACCGGGTCGCGGGAGGCGATCGAGCTGCGCGACGGTGATGCCGCCCGCTATCTCGGCAAGGGTGTCCTGCAGGCGGTCGAGAACGTCAACACCGAGATTTCCGAGGCGATCGTCGGTCTCGATGCGCAGGAGCAGGCGTTCATCGACCAGACGCTGATTCATCTCGATGGCACCGACAACAAGGCGCGCCTCGGGGCGAACGCGATGCTCGCGGTGTCGATGGCAGTTGCCAAGGCGGCCGCCGAGGAGTCCGGTCTGCCGCTCTACCGCTACTTCGGCGGCTCGGGCCCGATGCAGATGCCGGTGCCGATGATGAACATCATCAACGGTGGCGAGCACGCCAACAACAGCCTCGATTTCCAGGAGTTCATGATTCTCCCGGTCAGTCAGACGTCGTTCCGGGAGGCGCTGCGCTGCGGCGCCGAGGTCTTCCACGCCCTGAAGAAGCTGTTGCACAAGAAGGGTTTCTCGACCGCGGTCGGCGATGAGGGTGGCTTCGCGCCCAACCTCGGCAGTCATGCCGAGGCGCTGCAACTCATCATGCAGGCGATCGAGAACGCCGGCTACGGGGCCGGTGAAGACGTGCTGATCGGTCTCGATTGCGCAGCCTCGGAACTGTACCGCGACGGTCGCTACCACCTGGCCGGCGAGCACCTGCAACTGAGCCCGCCCGAACTGGTCGATTACCTGGCCAGCCTCGCCGATCGCTTCCCGATCGTCTCGATCGAGGACGGCATGGCCGAAGGCGACTGGGATGGCTGGAAGCTCCTCACCAGCCGTCTCGGCAAGGGGGTGCAGATCGTCGGTGACGACGTCTTCGTCACCAACACGCGCATTTTCAAGGAAGGCATCAGGCAGGGAATCGGCAACTCGATCCTGATCAAGATCAACCAGATCGGCACCCTTTCCGAAACCTTCGCCGCCATCGAGATGGCCAAGCGTGCCGGCTACACGGCGGTCATCTCGCACCGTTCGGGCGAGACCGAGGACAGCACCATCGCCGACATCGCGGTCGGCATGAACGCGCTGCAGATCAAGACCGGTTCGCTGTCGCGTTCCGACCGCATCGCCAAGTACAACCAGTTGCTGCGCATCGAGGAGGATCTCGGCGATACGGCGGGTTACCCCGGTCGCGACGCCTTCTACAATCTCATCTGACAAACCGGCGCGGTTGAGGCAAGGTGCGCTGGCTGGCTATCGCCCTGGTGGTGGTCATCGTCCTGCTGCAGCACCCGCTGTGGCTGGGCAAGGGCGGCTGGCTGCGGGTCTGGGAAGTCGACCGGCAACTGGCGGAGCAGAAGGAGATCAATCATGTCCTCGAACTGCGCAATGCCGGGCTCGATGCCGAGGTGCGTGACCTCAAGCAGGGTTACGACGCGATCGAGGAGCGTGCCCGCTTCGAGCTGGGGATGGTCAAGCAGGGTGAGGTGTTCGTCCAGATTCCCGAACGGGCAGCGGCAGAACCAGCGGCCGCAGTGATCCCCGGGAAAGCGCCAGCGGCGCCCGCCGCCAAGGCGGTAGCGGCGGCTCCGGCCAAGGTGGCGGCAGCGGCGAAGCCGGGCGCAGCGTCGCTGCAGCCGGCAAAGGCGGCGCCGCCGTAGCGCTCCGGTCGTGGCGGCCCGCAGCATCCTGCGGCCAGCCGCCGGATGGGCTATTCGAGCAACTCGATCTGTCCCGAGACCGTCGTGCTGACCAGGCTCTCGCCAGCCTCCAACGGCATCGGCGGCGCTGCGTCGGCAGCCATCGCCGGCGAACGCATGAGCGGCATCACGGGCGGGCGGCCACTGCTGTTGACCGTCAGGTGCCGGATCCGGAAGGGCTTTCCGAGCGCGTCGGCGATCACCTTGGCGCGCTCGCGGAAGGCAGCCAGCGCAGCGATGGTCGCTTCGGTCTCCGCCCTGCGGCGCGTTTCGGCCGCTGGCAGCATGTTCAGGCTGGCAACGCCGAGCGAGGCCTGCAGCTTGCCGAGAAGTTCCGAGAGTGCCGCCGGGTCGGTGGACTCGAGTGTCAGGTCGGATCGCATGCGCCAACCTTCGATCCGGTTGCCCTTGCCGTACATGGGCTGCGTGTGCGTGGCACCACTCTGCACGCGGACGTTGCCGTAGGACCTGGCGATCCTCAGCCCGTCGGCGACCAGGCCGTTGACCCGTCTGCCCAGTTCGCCCGGTGTCGCACCGCTGGCTTCGGCGAAGACCGTCGCGCGTGCCAGGTCGTTGGCCGCCGGCCGGCTGGCTTCTGCGGCCAGGTCGACAGTCGTCGTGCGCTCTGCGGTGGCCGCCAGCGCCGGCGGAACAGGCAGCAGGCCGAGGAAGGGCAGGGCGAGGAGGGGCAGGGCGTTGCGCAGTGCCGCGAGTGCTTTCATCTTTCTCTCCAGTTCGGACGCCAGGTGGCGATGAGGGGTCGCCGGGCCGCCGCGCTGCAGGCGCCGCGCTGCTTCGTGGGCGCACCAGCGGCCGGCGGAGGGAGTCATTCTAGCCGCATTGCCGCTTGTCTTTCCGGTAGTCAGATCCGGGAAGCTTGGTTAGAATCTGTTCCGCTCGCGCGCTTCTTGTGCGCGGTTGGGGTCTTTGAGGGGGTAGCATGCTGAAAGCAGGACAGGCAGCGCCGATGTTCGTCCTCCCCGATGCGGACATGGAACTCATCGATATCGCCCACTTTCAGGGCAGAAGCAATGTCATCCTCTTCTTCTACCCAAGAGATGGCGCACCGTGCTGTACCCTGCAGGCAACCGACTTCTCGGATCACGAGGACGAGTTCGCGCGGTTCGATTGCCAGATCTTCGGCATCAGTCCCGACGACTGTCTGAAGCACGCCGAGTTCCGGGACGAGCACGGTATCTCCGTCTGCCTGCTGTCCGACGAAGACGGCATGGCGTGCAGGCAGTACGGTGTCTGGCAGGAACGGGAGGTGAATGGTGTCCGGAAGTCCGGCATCGTCCGCTCGACTTTCATCATCGACAAACAGGGCGTCCTTCGGCTCGCGGAGTACGGAGTCAACGCCAAGGGCCACGCGCTCGCCATGCTGCGGGCGGTGAAGGAACTCAATTCATGAACATGCAAGTTGCCAAGAATACCGTCGTCACCCTCGATTACAGCGTCACCGATTTCGAGGGCGAGTTGGTCGATGCCGGCCAGGAACCGCTGGTCTATCTGCACGGCGGCTACGACGACATCTTTCCGCTGATCGAGGAAGCCGTCCACGGCAAGCGCGTCGGCGAATCGGTGGTCGTCAAGATGCAGCCGGACGATGCGTTTGGCGAGTACGATGCGACGCTCGTACAACTCGAGCCGCGCAGCCAGTTTCCCGACGAACTGCAGGTGGGAATGCAGTTCGAGGGCATTCCAGAGGGCGGCGATGAGGACGACGAAGAGGATGTCCTGATCTACCGCGTGACCGAGATTGCCGCCGACAAGGTGGTGCTCGATGGCAACCACCCGCTGGCCGGGATGTCGCTGATCTTCACCTGCACGGTGACCGACGTTCGTCCGGCGACGGCCGATGAAATCAGGCATGGCCACACGCACGA
This genomic interval carries:
- the kdsA gene encoding 3-deoxy-8-phosphooctulonate synthase; the encoded protein is MRLCNFEAGLAQPLFLIAGPCTAESLGLCLEVAGQLQQVCARLGLPYIFKASYDKANRSSGRSPRGPGIDEGLRILAEVRRQIAVPVLTDVHREQDIAAVAAVVDVLQTPAFLCRQTDFIEAVAASGKPVNIKKGQFLAPADMRNVVDKARSAAAGADTIMVCERGVSFGYNNLVADMRSLAIMRDSGCPVVFDATHSVQLPGGQGTVSGGQREVIPVLARAAVAAGIAGLFMETHPRPEIALSDGPNSWPLARMESLLTTLVAIDRLVKTAGLAEIGL
- a CDS encoding DUF1330 domain-containing protein produces the protein MTAYLLAEAQFAEAPAAAACEVLAEAAIACHGGRLLASGGRSEVLEGNWRAPGRLLIVEFDSLQQAKRFYDSPEYQQARAARGDAAAMNVLVVEGLPL
- the eno gene encoding phosphopyruvate hydratase, translating into MSSVVDVVAREVLDSRGNPTVECDVLLESGVMGRAAVPSGASTGSREAIELRDGDAARYLGKGVLQAVENVNTEISEAIVGLDAQEQAFIDQTLIHLDGTDNKARLGANAMLAVSMAVAKAAAEESGLPLYRYFGGSGPMQMPVPMMNIINGGEHANNSLDFQEFMILPVSQTSFREALRCGAEVFHALKKLLHKKGFSTAVGDEGGFAPNLGSHAEALQLIMQAIENAGYGAGEDVLIGLDCAASELYRDGRYHLAGEHLQLSPPELVDYLASLADRFPIVSIEDGMAEGDWDGWKLLTSRLGKGVQIVGDDVFVTNTRIFKEGIRQGIGNSILIKINQIGTLSETFAAIEMAKRAGYTAVISHRSGETEDSTIADIAVGMNALQIKTGSLSRSDRIAKYNQLLRIEEDLGDTAGYPGRDAFYNLI
- the ftsB gene encoding cell division protein FtsB, with amino-acid sequence MRWLAIALVVVIVLLQHPLWLGKGGWLRVWEVDRQLAEQKEINHVLELRNAGLDAEVRDLKQGYDAIEERARFELGMVKQGEVFVQIPERAAAEPAAAVIPGKAPAAPAAKAVAAAPAKVAAAAKPGAASLQPAKAAPP
- a CDS encoding SIMPL domain-containing protein (The SIMPL domain is named for its presence in mouse protein SIMPL (signalling molecule that associates with mouse pelle-like kinase). Bacterial member BP26, from Brucella, was shown to assemble into a channel-like structure, while YggE from E. coli has been associated with resistance to oxidative stress.), coding for MKALAALRNALPLLALPFLGLLPVPPALAATAERTTTVDLAAEASRPAANDLARATVFAEASGATPGELGRRVNGLVADGLRIARSYGNVRVQSGATHTQPMYGKGNRIEGWRMRSDLTLESTDPAALSELLGKLQASLGVASLNMLPAAETRRRAETEATIAALAAFRERAKVIADALGKPFRIRHLTVNSSGRPPVMPLMRSPAMAADAAPPMPLEAGESLVSTTVSGQIELLE
- a CDS encoding peroxiredoxin, whose product is MLKAGQAAPMFVLPDADMELIDIAHFQGRSNVILFFYPRDGAPCCTLQATDFSDHEDEFARFDCQIFGISPDDCLKHAEFRDEHGISVCLLSDEDGMACRQYGVWQEREVNGVRKSGIVRSTFIIDKQGVLRLAEYGVNAKGHALAMLRAVKELNS
- a CDS encoding peptidylprolyl isomerase; translated protein: MQVAKNTVVTLDYSVTDFEGELVDAGQEPLVYLHGGYDDIFPLIEEAVHGKRVGESVVVKMQPDDAFGEYDATLVQLEPRSQFPDELQVGMQFEGIPEGGDEDDEEDVLIYRVTEIAADKVVLDGNHPLAGMSLIFTCTVTDVRPATADEIRHGHTHDDDLDDED